The proteins below come from a single Cryptococcus neoformans var. neoformans JEC21 chromosome 14 sequence genomic window:
- a CDS encoding expressed protein, translating into MSRSRGSTVKLSTGDSHEAMTQLWHSLVDTIRVLPTIPSNKTEEEKKTLGDALEKLDMLMALRRGERSTPDPRATPSLVLPTSALPSPGSGGGVKRKRKGSFSLSPAPPTLDLNAVHPSNSASTRPSTPMSREATGKHRRELYADQLPLQPGRKVAFKLPAVKAKGDGDTSVNGGSSGDDWILATVKRCILQDKMRYEVQDVDDGNTYNTTLRSIIPLPDPDSATHLSSHPNNLEDFPRESIVLALYPDTTSFYRATVVAAPIPGTGHGLGIRGQGANSKADAGAKRGMYRLLFVDDDGNVQDVQKDYVVAFPG; encoded by the exons ATGTCCAGATCCAGAGGTAGTACAGTAAAACTTTCTACAGGCGATAGCCATGAAG CCATGACGCAGCTCTGGCACTCTCTCGTAGATACCATTCGCGTACTCCCCACCATACCATCAAACaagacagaagaggaaaaaaagactCTAGGTGATGCCCTCGAAAAGCTTGACATGTTGATGGCTCTCCGTCGCGGCGAAAGATCAACACCCGACCCACGCGCTACACCATCTCTCGTGTTGCCTACTAGTGCTTTACCCTCGCCTGGTTCTGGTGGTGGTGTCAAGCGAAAACGCAAGGGAtcattctctctttcacctGCTCCTCCGACATTAGATCTGAACGCCGTCCATCCGTCCAACTCTGCATCGACTCGTCCGAGTACACCAATGTCACGTGAAGCCACAGGTAAACACCGCCGTGAGCTTTACGCCGATCAGCTTCCCTTGCAGCCTGGACGAAAGGTAGCCTTCAAGCTTCCTGCAGTTAAAGCGAAAGGGGATGGCGATACGAGTGTTAATGGTGGGTCAAGTGGCGATGACTGGATTCTGGCCACTGTCAAGAGATGTATCTTGCAAGACAAGATGAGATATGAAGTGCAAGACGTCGACGACGGGAA CACATACAACACCACGCTCAGGTCAatcatccctctccctgATCCAGATTCTGCGACTCAcctttcttctcacccAAACAACCTCGAAGATTTCCCCCGGGAATCCATCGTCCTTGCCCTCTACCCGGACACAACATCATTCTATCGCGCAACGGTCGTCGCCGCTCCCATACCTGGTACAGGCCACGGCCTCGGTATAAGAGGTCAAGGGGCTAACAGCAAGGCGGACGCGGGGGCCAAGAGAGGGATGTACAGATTACTTttcgttgatgatgatggaaaTGTTCAGGATGTACAGAAGGACTACGTTGTGGCA TTCCCGGGATAA